In Candidatus Syntrophoarchaeum caldarius, one DNA window encodes the following:
- a CDS encoding cobalt-precorrin-6Y C(5)-methyltransferase — MKIVGVGVSEGMLTEEAIRAIDGAEVIYGSKRAIEIASSYIKCETHEIDFKHLDEIPDDAVVLSTGDPMLSGLGTLLRGEVIPGISSLQLACARLKIDLTSITAITAHGRDIEASKKRILDEAGRGRYLFILPDPKRFGSIEISKILLEAGYELPVVVLENLGYENEKIRYGSTQNPPEPETMLYVMVVHP, encoded by the coding sequence ATGAAGATTGTTGGGGTTGGTGTATCAGAAGGGATGCTCACAGAGGAGGCAATCCGTGCGATTGATGGCGCAGAGGTTATATACGGATCAAAACGGGCTATTGAGATTGCATCTTCTTACATAAAGTGTGAAACTCACGAGATCGACTTCAAACACCTCGATGAAATACCTGACGATGCCGTTGTACTATCAACAGGCGATCCGATGCTATCAGGACTTGGAACACTCCTCAGAGGAGAGGTCATACCAGGTATCTCATCACTCCAGCTCGCGTGTGCAAGGCTTAAGATAGATCTGACTTCAATCACGGCGATAACCGCACATGGACGGGATATTGAAGCGTCAAAGAAGCGAATACTTGATGAAGCTGGGCGTGGAAGATATCTATTCATCCTCCCAGATCCAAAAAGGTTTGGATCGATTGAGATCTCGAAGATACTTCTTGAAGCAGGATATGAGCTTCCTGTGGTTGTACTTGAGAATCTCGGGTATGAGAATGAAAAAATCAGGTATGGAAGCACACAAAATCCGCCAGAGCCTGAGACCATGCTTTATGTGATGGTTGTTCACCCTTAA